CTTCACGAAGTAGCATCCCCCACATCCCAAGAGCGAATCGACAAGGAGGAAGGTACCGATGGCGAAAGTTCTGAAATTCAGCGAGGAGGCCCGCGGCAAGATCAAGGTGGGCGTCGACGCACTGGCCGACGCGGTCAAGGTGACCCTCGGCCCCCGGGGCCGCAACGTGATCATCGAGAAGTCCTTCGGCTCCCCCCTGGTCACCAAGGACGGCGTCACGGTGGCCAAGGAAGTGGAGCTCCCGGACAAGTTCGAGAACATGGGCGCGCAGATGGTGAAGGAGGTCGCCTCCAAGACGAGCGACGTGGCGGGGGACGGCACCACCACCGCCACCGTGCTGGCCCAGAAGATCTACCAGGAAGGCTCCAAGCTGGTCGCGGCCGGCTACAACCCGATGGATCTCAAGCGCGGGATCGACAAGGCGGTCGAGTCGGTCGCGGCGGAGCTGAAGAAGATGTCCAAGGCGACGAAGGACCCCAAGGAGATCGCCCAGGTCGGCACCATCTCGGCGAACAACGACGAGACGATCGGGAACATCATCTCCGAGGCGATGTCGAAGGTCGGCAAGGAAGGCGTCATCACGGTCGAGGAGGCCAAGGGGATGGAGACCACCCTCGAGATCGTCGAGGGGATGCAGTTCGACCGCGGCTACCTCTCCCCGTACTTCGTCACGGACCCCGAGCGGATGGAAGTCATCCTCGAGGACCCGTACATCCTCATCCACGAGAAGAAGATCTCCAACATGAAGGACCTGCTCCCGCTGCTGGAGCAGATCGCCCGCAGCGGCAAGCCGCTGCTGATCGTCGCCGAGGAGGTCGAGGGCGAGGCGCTGGCGACCCTCGTCGTGAACAAGCTCCGCGGCACGCTGAACGCCTCCGCCGTCAAGGCCCCCGGCTTCGGGGACCGGCGCAAGGCGATGCTCGAGGACATCGCGATCCTCACCGGCGGCAAGGCGATCGCCGAGGAGATGGGGATCAAGCTCGAGGCGGTGACCCTGGCCGACCTGGGCCGCGCCAAGCGCGTGGTCATCGACAAGGACAACACCACCGTCATCGACGGCGCCGGAAAGAAGGCCGATATCGAGGGCCGGGTGAAGCAGATCCGGGCGCAGGTCGAGGAGACCACGTCCGACTACGACAAGGAAAAGCTCCAGGAGCGGCTGGCCAAGCTGGTCGGCGGCGTGGCCGTGATCAACGTCGGCGCGGCCACCGAGACGGAGATGAAGGAGAAGAAGGCGCGCGTCGAGGACGCCCTCCACGCGACCCGCGCGGCGGTCGAGGAAGGGATCGTGGCCGGCGGCGGGGTGGCGTACATCCGCGCCGCTTCCGCCCTGGACGGCCTCAAGCTGGAGCACGACCAGCAGGCGGGCGCGGACATCGTCCGCAAGGCGCTCATCGAGCCCGCCAAGCAGATCGCGATCAACGCCGGCCAGGACGGCGGCGTCATCGTCGACAAGATCCGGAGCGGGAAGGGGAACTACGGCTACAACGCGGGCACCGAGGTGTTCGAGGACCTGATGAAGGGCGGAATCCTCGATCCGACCAAGGTGACCCGGGTGGCGCTGCAGAACGCCGCGTCCGTGGCGGGCCTCATGATCACCACGGAGTGCGCCATCGCCGAGAAGCCCGAGGAGAAGAAGGAGATGCCGCCGATGCCCCCGGGCGGCGGCGGAATGTACTAAAATATCCTGCATGCGGGAGCGCTCCCCGGGCCCCTGCGGCCCGGGGAGCTTTTTTGCATGGAGCGCAAAGCGACACGTTTGGAGGAATGGAAGCGCCATGCCCATCTACGAATACAAATGCCGGAAGTGCGAGGCGGTCGCGGAGCGGATCGAGGGGATCCACGACGGCCCGATGCGGAAGTGCCCGTCGTGCGGGGGGAAGGTCGACCGGATGATCTCCCCCGGGGCGTTCCACCTGAAGGGAAGCGGCTGGTACGCGACCGATTACGGCAGCAAGAACCACGGCAACGGGAACGGAAAAGCGAAGAAGCCCCCCGGGGAGGCGTCCTGCCCCGCGTCGACCGGTTCGGAGCCGGCCCCCGCGTGCGCGGGGTGTCCGAAGCTCGACTGAAAGGCCCCGCCCGGTGCCCGCGAGGCTGATCGACGGGAAGGCGATCGCCGCGATCGTCCGCTCCGAGGTGAAGGGGAAGGTCGCGGAGTTCACCGCGCGCACCGGCGTGCGTCCCGGCCTGACCGTCGTCCTCGTCGGGGAGGACCCGGCGTCCCAGGTCTACGTCCGCAACAAGGGGAAGGCGTCGGCGGAGGCGGGGTTCGACTCCCGCCAGATCGACCTGCCCGCGTCCACCCCGGAAAAGGAGCTCCTCGACCTCGTCGCGCGCCTGAACGCCGACGACGCGGTCCACGGGATCCTCGTCCAGCTCCCGCTGCCATCGCACATCGACGAGAAGAAGGTCATCGAGGCGGTCTCGCCGGAGAAGGACGTGGACGGGTTCCACCCGATCAACGCCGGCCGTCTCTTCACCGGGGGGACCTCCTTTCTCCCGTGCACGCCGTACGGGATCCTCCGGATGCTCGACCACGAGAAGGTGGAGCTTAAAGGGCTGCACGCCGTGGTGGTCGGCCGCAGCAACATCGTCGGCAAGCCCGCCGCGATGCTCCTCCTCTCGCGCCACGCCACCGTGACGATCTGCCACTCCCGCACGCGGGACCTCCCGTCGGTCGTCCGCACGGGGGACGTCGTGGTGGCCGCGGTGGGCAGGGCGGAGATGATCCGGGGCTCCTGGATCAAGCCGGGGGCGGTCGTCATCGACGTCGGGATGAACCGGAACGCCGCGGGGAAGCTGTGCGGCGACGTGGCGTTCGACGAGGCGAGGGAGGCGGCCGGCGCGATCACCCCGGTGCCCGGCGGCGTCGGACCGATGACCATCGCGATGCTCCTCCAGAACACCTACGAGGCGGCCCTCCGCCGGACCCCCGAAAGGCGGGCGTGAACCCGCCCGAGGACCGCAGGTACTCCCGGTCCCACGTCTGGGCGGCGCGCGGCGCGCAGGGCGACGTCCGGTCGGGGCTGACCCATCTCCCCGGCCTGTTCCTCGGCGACTTGGTGTCCGCCGAGCTTCCGCCGCCTTCGACGGAAGTGGCCGCGGGGGAGCCGATCGGCCTGGTGGAGTCGTCCTCGACCGTCTTCGAGCTCCTGTCCCCCGTCACGGGAACCGTGGTCGAAACCAATCCCGACATCGAGACCGCGCCGCAGAAGGTGACGAAGGACCCGTACGGATCCGGGTGGCTCCTGACGATCCGGCCCTCCGATCCACGGGAGCTCGACGACCTCCTCTCCGCGGGCGACTACCGGCGGTTCACCGGGGAGGACTAACGCAGCCGCAGCGCCCCGCCGTGGACGTAGACGAAGCGGCCGCGGATCTGCAGGTGGGGGATGTCGTAGTTCGCGGGGATCGGGTCGAACGGCGCGGCCTTGCGGATGGAGCGGATCGCCTCGTCGTCGAGGATCCGGCTTCCCGAGGATCCCCGCCGTCGCGGCTTCGTACGGGTATTGCCACACCAGCTCGATCTTCCGCTTGATCGACGCGAAGTAGGAGATGTACTGCACCTCCGGCGCGTTGAGCGGCGTCAGCCGGAAACCTCCTCCGCCCTCCTCCGTGACCCCCTCTTTCCCGATCGTCTTCCCCCCGGTGCCCACGGCGCTTCCCGAGGTTCCTTCCTGTCCGCGGCCCCCGGAAGGCTCCTCCCGCGCCATCACCATCTTCCCGAGCGACGGGGTGAGGTCCCGGAGCGACCGGGACCCCTCGGGCGCGGGCGCGCGTTTCGCGGAGGCGGCGGGCCGCGCGGGCGGCGCGGAGGGCGGCGCGGAAGGCGGCGCCGGCGGGGCCTCCTTCGCGGCGGGCGCCGGGAACGACTTCTCGGGGGGGAGGTCCGGCTTCACGGGGAGGTCCGGCACCCGCCCCTCCATCGGCTGCCGCTCCGGCGCCTCCCTCCGTCGCTCCGGCCGCGGCGCGGGCGCGGGACGGGGGCGGCTCCCCTCCAGGATTCCCGGCCGCGGAGGAAGGAAGTCGGTCGACCTCGGGATGTCCGCGAGGTCGATCACCATCACCTCCTCGGGACGGGGGGCCGCGGCGGGCAGAAGGTACGCGAGCCACAGGACGAGGAGGTGCAGGAGCACGGAGGCGACCGTGCAGAAGAGGAACAGCCGGCGGGATGGCATGGCGTATAATTATAGCAACCTATGATTCCGATCCGCGATACGATCCCGTCCTCGCGCGTCCCCGTCG
The nucleotide sequence above comes from Deltaproteobacteria bacterium. Encoded proteins:
- the groL gene encoding chaperonin GroEL (60 kDa chaperone family; promotes refolding of misfolded polypeptides especially under stressful conditions; forms two stacked rings of heptamers to form a barrel-shaped 14mer; ends can be capped by GroES; misfolded proteins enter the barrel where they are refolded when GroES binds), which codes for MAKVLKFSEEARGKIKVGVDALADAVKVTLGPRGRNVIIEKSFGSPLVTKDGVTVAKEVELPDKFENMGAQMVKEVASKTSDVAGDGTTTATVLAQKIYQEGSKLVAAGYNPMDLKRGIDKAVESVAAELKKMSKATKDPKEIAQVGTISANNDETIGNIISEAMSKVGKEGVITVEEAKGMETTLEIVEGMQFDRGYLSPYFVTDPERMEVILEDPYILIHEKKISNMKDLLPLLEQIARSGKPLLIVAEEVEGEALATLVVNKLRGTLNASAVKAPGFGDRRKAMLEDIAILTGGKAIAEEMGIKLEAVTLADLGRAKRVVIDKDNTTVIDGAGKKADIEGRVKQIRAQVEETTSDYDKEKLQERLAKLVGGVAVINVGAATETEMKEKKARVEDALHATRAAVEEGIVAGGGVAYIRAASALDGLKLEHDQQAGADIVRKALIEPAKQIAINAGQDGGVIVDKIRSGKGNYGYNAGTEVFEDLMKGGILDPTKVTRVALQNAASVAGLMITTECAIAEKPEEKKEMPPMPPGGGGMY
- a CDS encoding zinc ribbon domain-containing protein is translated as MPIYEYKCRKCEAVAERIEGIHDGPMRKCPSCGGKVDRMISPGAFHLKGSGWYATDYGSKNHGNGNGKAKKPPGEASCPASTGSEPAPACAGCPKLD
- the folD gene encoding bifunctional methylenetetrahydrofolate dehydrogenase/methenyltetrahydrofolate cyclohydrolase FolD, with protein sequence MPARLIDGKAIAAIVRSEVKGKVAEFTARTGVRPGLTVVLVGEDPASQVYVRNKGKASAEAGFDSRQIDLPASTPEKELLDLVARLNADDAVHGILVQLPLPSHIDEKKVIEAVSPEKDVDGFHPINAGRLFTGGTSFLPCTPYGILRMLDHEKVELKGLHAVVVGRSNIVGKPAAMLLLSRHATVTICHSRTRDLPSVVRTGDVVVAAVGRAEMIRGSWIKPGAVVIDVGMNRNAAGKLCGDVAFDEAREAAGAITPVPGGVGPMTIAMLLQNTYEAALRRTPERRA
- a CDS encoding glycine cleavage system protein H, whose protein sequence is MNPPEDRRYSRSHVWAARGAQGDVRSGLTHLPGLFLGDLVSAELPPPSTEVAAGEPIGLVESSSTVFELLSPVTGTVVETNPDIETAPQKVTKDPYGSGWLLTIRPSDPRELDDLLSAGDYRRFTGED